One window of the Cydia splendana chromosome 18, ilCydSple1.2, whole genome shotgun sequence genome contains the following:
- the LOC134799465 gene encoding large ribosomal subunit protein mL37 has product MRITQVLNRQHIGFMFKKHWKIQGNRVPIESGVADKLKAKGIPVVDALEFVKEKPQHTELIEIVGQYETPLPLDVNHPDYKERPCYTLKSNSVLLEGVSQAQVLTKTIIAEDILPSKIEELATVPAPKALHECVKKAILSANVFDCEQEKLPKIKDPERPAFTFPRILGITDRRRNLILTNKLLQLVERSSDSEVTQTKYVSNDVESHTTFDKEDELIQFQDLSHILVTSNKPLNHEVAGSDIPYVEIPDLYPVKHTATLPREHFYTEKSIYPFKPTISVKHPHTTWLHFNKTEVNNIYETPVTPNQVLGRSLTHAFTVATAYAKQLHGENVKDLPEPVYVNCIQTDGQLYHFGVFELNTLNVDGKEGTKNVWYCKNNMKLYDSSRYFSGMPVLENYNPKIYGYINAFYNC; this is encoded by the exons atgcgcATAACGCAAGTGTTGAACAGACAACATATTGGTTTTATGTTTAAGAAGCATTGGAAAATACAAGGAAATCGCGTTCCTATCGAGAGTGGCGTTGCAGATAAGTTAAAAGCCAAAGGTATTCCTGTTGTGGATGCTCTCGAGTTTGTGAAGGAAAAGCCCCAGCATACAGAACT CATTGAAATAGTAGGTCAGTACGAAACACCACTGCCACTCGACGTTAACCATCCAGACTATAAAGAGAGACCATGTTACACCCTTAAGAGCAACAGTGTACTACTTGAAGGCGTTTCACAAGCTCAAGTTCTTACTAAAACAATCATAGCAGAGGATATACTGCCATCAAAAATTGAAGAACTAGCGACAGTGCCCGCCCCAAAAGCTTTGCACGAATGCGTGAAAAAAGCGATCTTATCTGCAAACGTGTTTGATTGTGAACAAGAGAAGTTGCCTAAAATTAAGGACCCCGAAAGGCCAGCTTTTACATTCCCAAGAATATTGGGAATTACAGACAGGAGACGAAA CCTCATCTTGACCAACAAACTGCTTCAGCTTGTGGAGCGCAGCAGCGACTCTGAAGTCACACAGACAAAATATGTGTCAAATGATGTTGAGAGCCACACAACCTTCGATAAGGAGGATGAACTCATCCAGTTCCAAGACCTGTCACATATACTGGTCACAAGCAATAAGCCTCTAAATCATGAGGTTGCTGGGAGTGATATACCATATGTTGAAATACCTGACTTGTATCCTGTCAAACATACAGCCACTCTGCCTCGAGAACATTTTTATACTGAGAAGAGCATATATC CATTCAAGCCTACCATATCAGTCAAGCACCCGCACACAACATGGCTCCATTTCAACAAGACAGAAGTGAACAACATCTATGAGACACCTGTTACTCCTAACCAAGTCTTGGGCAGGTCACTCACACACGCCTTCACGGTAGCCACTGCATATGCCAAACAACTTCATGGG GAGAACGTAAAGGATTTACCTGAACCAGTATACGTCAACTGCATCCAAACTGACGGGCAATTGTACCATTTCGGAGTGTTCGAGCTGAACACCTTAAATGTTGATGGGAAGGAAGGAACAAAAAATGTATGGTACTGCAAGAACAACATGAAGTTGTATGACTCGAGCCGTTACTTCAGTGGGATGCctgttttagaaaattataaccCTAAAATATATGGATATATCAACGCCTTCTATAATTGTTAA
- the LOC134799460 gene encoding E3 ubiquitin-protein ligase synoviolin B has protein sequence MKALLATVSSLVLTTVVIGNAYYQKKQFYPSIVYLTNSNPSMAVMYLQAFILVLLVGKLLRKIFFGQLRPAEFEHLIERSWYAITETCLAFTVFRDDFNPKFIALFTLLLFLKAFHWLAEDRVDYMERSPVIGWVFHVRILTLLMLLAQADLYFINHAYQVTISKGPSVQLVFGFEYSILIIMIANILIKYCLHAIDSRWEAPWENKAAVLLYTDLAINFLKVLLYIGFVAIMVRIYTLPLFAFRPMYETMRSFKKAYNDVVLSRRAIRNMNTLYPDATAEELAAADNECIICREEMHTGAKKLPCNHIFHAACLRLWFQRQQTCPTCRLNVLRAPAPEPAPAAAAPPPPHDATPPPQPNMPPPMMGMGIPGMPMGMGWAAPPPPPRPAALANLTEDELRRLEGTERRNVEARLLLLREIQAMLDASVLLMQQYSAVANPQNSANVATQTDLSGEPAEAPKSAPTPKTEPDVVPSTSSSGSPRPPSPIPSSSKASQAPTLRPAALDTDREKTDADAEELRRRRLQKFTLDK, from the exons ATGAAGGCTTTACTCGCAACTGTGTCGAGTCTCGTGCTCACGACCGTGGTCATCGGCAATGCCTACTACCAGAAGAAACAGTTTTACCCATCGATAGTGTACCTAACTAATTCTAATCCTAGTATGGCT GTAATGTACTTGCAAGCCTTTATATTAGTGTTATTGGTGGGAAAACTATTAAGGAAAATATTCTTCGGGCAACTACGCCCTGCAGAGTTTGAG CACCTGATTGAGCGGTCGTGGTATGCAATAACGGAAACATGTTTAGCGTTCACTGTGTTTAGAGATGACTTCAATCCCAAGTTCATTGCGTTGTTTACACTCCTTCTCTTCTTGAAAGCATTCCACTGGCTGGCTGAAGACAGGGTTGACTAT ATGGAGCGTAGCCCCGTTATCGGCTGGGTGTTCCACGTGAGGATCCTCACCCTGTTGATGCTGCTCGCACAAGCCGATCTGTACTTCATCAACCATGCATACCAGGTCACCATCTCCAAGGGACCCTCCGTGCAGCTTGTGTTCGGCTTTGAATAcagcatactcattattatgATTGCCAATATTTTGATTAAG TACTGCCTCCACGCGATCGACTCGCGCTGGGAGGCGCCCTGGGAGAACAAGGCAGCCGTGCTGCTCTACACCGACCTGGCGATCAACTTCCTAAAGGTGCTGCTGTACATCGGCTTCGTGGCCATCATGGTCCGCATTTACACTCTACCTCTCTTCGCATTCCGCCCCATGTATGAGACGATGAG GAGTTTCAAGAAGGCTTACAACGACGTGGTCCTATCTCGGCGCGCCATCCGCAACATGAACACCCTGTACCCGGACGCGACGGCAGAGGAgctcgccgccgccgacaaCGAGTGCATCATCTGTCGAGAGGAGATGCATACTG GCGCAAAGAAGCTCCCTTGCAACCACATATTCCACGCGGCGTGCCTCCGGCTGTGGTTCCAGCGGCAGCAGACGTGCCCCACGTGCCGCCTCAACGTGCTGCGCGCGCCGGCGCCCGAgcccgcgcccgccgccgccgcgccgccgccgccgcacgacgccacgccgccgccgcaacCCAACATGCCGCCGC CAATGATGGGCATGGGTATCCCGGGCATGCCGATGGGCATGGGCtgggccgcgccgccgccgccgccgcggccgGCAGCGCTGGCTAATCTCACCGAGGACGAACTTAGAAGATTGGAAGGCACCGAGAGGAGAAACGTTGAGGCGCGGCTTTTG CTGCTCCGTGAGATCCAGGCGATGTTAGACGCGTCCGTGCTGCTGATGCAGCAGTACTCCGCGGTCGCCAACCCGCAGAACAGTGCCAACGTAGCCACGCAAACTGACTT ATCCGGCGAGCCCGCGGAGGCTCCGAAATCCGCTCCCACGCCAAAGACCGAGCCCGACGTGGTGCCCAGCACTTCTAGCTCCGGCAGCCCGCGGCCGCCATCGCCGATTCCTTCGTCTAGCAAAGCGTCCCAAGCGCCGACCCTACGACCTGCCGCTTTAGATACTGACAG AGAGAAGACTGACGCCGACGCGGAGGAGCTGAGAAGACGTAGACTGCAAAAATTCACTTTGGATAAATGA